Proteins encoded by one window of Misgurnus anguillicaudatus chromosome 4, ASM2758022v2, whole genome shotgun sequence:
- the LOC129427384 gene encoding uncharacterized protein: MKKTVFFPGRVKVSFRKGPSGHLRQDPSEEAKRIKDNSSLQDKSTPQREDLVKMNARSVVLYRGGDVSDKQEVLGEYILQFGKYKGKSFRWLLENDVGYALYLSNKVEEEEQAGQFNPEGPCKDSLVSFLEYSRSFKEIEELKQYLSQRPDPVPVLVEDNNTVGFGSRAKDTWRKIWDTRADGYAFFIMRQKCVPGSKMYNLQQYLLKQHQKQLPKNTPPLPSPSASTARPPAPCTTASDQPVMEEDKELEKMMLSLSPTKYLTQLTSSAATGSTVLSTTGLPQVCRPSSHGEGSIPASAAQSKPAPMPSARTKTPVHSYLNKKILPQASPTSHAISSSPSPPPPVCGSSLQTDGSVPPPAQSAPTAPASMPSAHIVAPVTSYLQDISRWNCSLHQRIWMKTEMESMGLWPGSHPVRHLMNMVSLWRYPPQPELIETNMGLPSPTYFQLHPFFIWKPEHSLMERLRNNYILPCLYSCPNPHVVSSGVGRPRVILGTSGQYYILASRLCCKACKKYWFADKPQWIDMLPQRFKNILPAFLTHKKAICKTVMDELRRSGKSPNDMANQLSEALHLKYERAHLAYLLGVQNVRDAEAGQYGQKTITGALRKDDTPAPFGGYEDTDGWHGVSVSAHYLVECLLQEYQRQEEALTQLLQGTFGQVFRSDHTRKVARKVTLSSGTMSSYAVMNENWMILSWVMLQSESEQSLGSMYCGLANRYSAAGIPKAKYQWVDRDCCSAFRVMDPGPYEHQQWEAWRTTEAIVAEVTSGNLKNLHGACQKYNEDMVVKLDLFHCMRRFTRECVSEHHPLYSSFCQFLSSAFSVVDQSDLEKLKIAYRFCGIEPCNPTKQHIRGHCRTKVPHPRELVQRVEEVLHHFYLAKDPNNIFLFKPSMLKLWWIQRVHILRGCLSDPEVEEGILYRHGGTLQLNHVKGEGAAVPIWIPVRGTSQQEGFHFHQAQWVTGNRVSPELFQAQGMTGVARWNYQRLVDLKQPGIVLPGVFDPVLMIELNRTSIRVTGQPKYPALHISSSDTGERFGLQYVEPGCRPVPLDFDKHKSRKTDLGDVEMQEESSSGFELSFPSQECLEDSSSAQTPLAAEPEDTPQTVVFHGFSTQSAVTVKEQTSEEFLLDAELPSTSPLPIAASPCAARTGPIKTGGRVFVLDHNRWTDPMRNAIDGLLAKHHGSKDLLTKVDAEYAAMVLSACTDPNSLLHSTTKQHISRYIKHLAKKKNTNASLNTSPEKLLETQQLWQRLHSGSETISVPVTVLPSVPVNPPAKSVPEAVSLDQAALEKMVKDIVEKQQAVQQQQQQHTAQKKQTRCCLACGQPKSRYMGDGTSIHFFYQGGDVKYFYCSKKVFDSYSAEGLTNPRMPFEDFAETPFFQRELEASKQRGAEMKRVIEERSKRKSVVEHPTGRLCRFCHLPLKQGPNSPHVHTGFPGVAGKYIYCPSKVFSLYKAQGMSAEMAWRDFQQSPFYEAEKQRWIEEKKK, translated from the exons ATGAAGAAAACTGTCTTTTTTCCTGGGAGAGTCAAAGTGTCCTTCAGGAAAGGCCCTTCAGGCCATTTACGGCAGGACCCATCAGAAGAAGCAAAAAGAATTAAAGACAACTCTTCACTGCAGGACAAGTCTACACCTCAAAGAGAAGATCTGGTCAAGATGAATGCCCGTTCTGTTGTGTTATATAGAGGAGGGGATGTCTCTGACAAACAAGAGGTGTTGGGAGAGTATATTCTTCAGTTCGGCAAGTACAAGGGCAAGTCTTTCAGGTGGTTATTAGAAAATGATGTCGGCTATGCTTTGTACCTGTCCAATAAAGTTGAAGAAGAAGAACAGGCTGGGCAGTTCAACCCAGAGGGTCCTTGCAAGGATAGCCTTGTTTCCTTTCTTGAATACTCAAGAAGCTTTAAGGAAATTGAAGAGCTTAAACAGTATCTGTCTCAAAGGCCAGATCCAGTGCCAGTTTTGGTAGAAGACAACAATACTGTTGGATTTGGATCAAGAGCAAAAGACACTTGGAGGAAAATTTGGGATACCAGGGCAGACGGATATGCTTTTTTTATAATGAGGCAGAAGTGTGTTCCAGGcagcaaaatgtacaacttgCAGCAGTATCTTTTGAAACAGCACCAAAAACAGCTTCCCAAAAACACTCCTCCGTTGCCCTCACCATCAGCTTCCACTGCAAGACCACCTGCTCCTTGTACTACTGCCTCTGATCAGCCTG taATGGAGGAGGATAAAGAACTAGAGAAGATGATGCTGAGTCTTTCTCCAACAAAATATCTCACACAGCTGA CATCATCTGCAGCAACGGGATCCACAGTCTTATCTACAACAG GTCTGCCGCAGGTGTGTAGGCCTTCTTCACATGGCGAAGGCTCTATACCAGCCTCAGCAGCACAATCAAAACCTGCACCAATGCCGTCTGCACGGACCAAAACCCCTGTTCACAGCTACTTGAACAAAAAAA TTCTGCCACAGGCTTCACCAACATCACATGCAATCTCTAGTTCTCCCAGTCCACCTCCTCCTGTGTGTGGGTCTTCTTTACAGACTGATGGCTCTGTACCACCTCCCGCACAATCAGCACCTACAGCTCCTGCATCAATGCCATCTGCACATATAGTAGCACCTGTTACCAGCTACTTGCAAGATATTAGCCGCTGGAACTGCTCTCTTCATCAAAGAATTTGGATGAAAACAGAGATGGAGTCCATGGGGCTCTGGCCAGGATCACACCCAGTAAGACACCTCATGAATATGGTCTCCTTGTGGCGTTATCCCCCTCAGCCCGAGCTTATAGAGACAAACATGGGCCTTCCGTCACCAACATACTTTCAGCTTCATCCCTTTTTCATTTGGAAACCAGAACACAGTTTAATGGAAAGGCTTAGAAACAACTACATTCTGCCCTGTCTCTACAGCTGTCCAAATCCTCATGTTGTGTCCTCTGGTGTGGGAAGACCCAGAGTGATCCTTGGCACTAGTGGGCAATATTACATCCTTGCTTCACGTCTGTGCTGTAAGGCATGCAAAAAATACTGGTTCGCTGATAAACCTCAGTGGATAGACATGCTACCTCAGCGATTCAAAAACATCTTGCCAGCCTTCCTCACCCATAAGAAGGCAATCTGTAAAACGGTGATGGATGAACTGAGGCGCTCTGGAAAATCTCCTAATGACATGGCCAACCAGCTGTCTGAGGCGCTTCACCTAAAATATGAAAGAGCCCACCTTGCTTACCTTCTCGGTGTACAGAACGTCAGGGATGCTGAAGCAGGGCAGTATGGTCAGAAAACCATCACTGGGGCATTGAGGAAGGATGACACACCTGCACCGTTTGGGGGTTACGAAGACACTGATGGGTGGCATGGGGTGTCTGTGTCTGCGCATTATCTGGTGGAGTGCTTGCTTCAGGAATATCAGCGACAAGAGGAAGCTCTCACTCAGCTCCTGCAAGGCACTTTTGGACAGGTGTTCAGGTCAGATCACACACGGAAAGTTGCTAGAAAAGTAACTCTCTCATCAGGCACAATGTCATCCTATGCTGTGATGAACGAAAACTGGATGATCCTGTCCTGGGTGATGCTGCAGTCTGAGAGTGAGCAGTCCTTAGGGTCAATGTACTGTGGGCTGGCCAATCGCTACAGTGCTGCTGGTATACCCAAGGCCAAGTACCAGTGGGTGGACAG GGACTGCTGTTCCGCTTTTAGAGTGATGGACCCAGGACCGTATGAGCACCAGCAGTGGGAAGCTTGGAGGACCACTGAAGCTATTGTGGCAGAGGTTACATCAGGGAACCTCAAGAATTTGCATGGCGCTTGCCAGAAGTACAATGAGGACATGGTGGTTAAACTGGACTTGTTTCACTGTATGCGGCGCTTTACAAGGGAGTGTGTTTCGGAGCATCATCCTCTGTATAGCTCCTTTTGCCAATTCCTCTCCTCTGCCTTCTCTGTAGTAGATCAGAGTGACCTGGAGAAACTGAAGATCGCATACAGATTCTGTGGTATTGAGCCTTGTAATCCCACCAAACAGCACATCAGAGGGCACTGCAGAACAAAAGTGCCACATCCAAGAGAGCTGGTCCAAAGAGTGGAAGAAGTACTTCACCATTTCTATCTTGCAAAGGATCCCAACAACATCTTCCTTTTTAAACCATCGATGCTAAAATTGTGGTGGATTCAGCGTGTCCACATCCTTAGAGGCTGCCTGAGTGACCCTGAGGTGGAAGAAGGAATTCTCTACAGACATGGTGGAACCTTACAACTGAATCATGTCAAAGGTGAAGGAGCTGCTGTGCCCATCTGGATCCCGGTTAGAGGCACTTCACAGCAGGAGGGGTTTCACTTCCACCAGGCTCAGTGGGTAACAGGCAATCGCGTCTCTCCTGAGCTCTTCCAGGCACAGGGTATGACTGGTGTGGCACGCTGGAATTATCAACGGCTGGTGGACCTAAAGCAGCCTGGGATTGTCTTACCTGGAGTGTTTGACCCTGTTTTGATGATTGAGTTAAACAGGACATCTATAAGAGTGACAGGACAGCCCAAATATCCAGCCTTGCACATCTCCAGCAGTGACACAGGAGAGAGGTTTGGCCTACAATATGTGGAGCCAGGATGTCGACCTGTGCCTCTTGATTTTGACAAACACAAAAGCAGGAAGACAGACCTAGGAGATGTGGAGATGCAAGAAGAGTCTTCCTCTGGCTTTGAGCTCTCATTTCCATCTCAG GAATGCTTAGAGGATTCTTCTTCTGCTCAGACCCCTCTTGCTGCAGAACCAGAGGACACCCCACAGACTGTCGTGTTTCATGGGTTTTCCACTCAGAGTGCTGTGACAGTGAAGGAACAAACATCTGAGGAGTTTCTTTTAGATGCAg AACTGCCAAGCACATCACCACTGCCTATAGCTGCTTCTCCCTGTGCTGCTCGTACTGGACCCATTAAGACGGGTGGTCGAGTTTTTGTGTTGGACCATAACAGATGGACAGATCCAATGAGAAATGCCATTGATGGTTTGCTGGCTAAACATCATGGGAGCAAGGACCTCCTTACAAAGGTGGATGCTGAATATGCTGCTATGGTACTGAGTGCCTGCACTGACCCCAACAGCCTTCTGCACTCAACCACAAAGCAGCATATAAGCAGGTACATAAAACACCTTGCTAAAAAAAAGAACACTAATGCTTCTCTCAACACCAGCCCCGAAAAGCTCCTGGAGACTCAGCAGTTATGGCAGCGTCTTCACTCAGGCAGTGAAACCATCAGTGTCCCAGTGACAGTACTCCCATCTGTCCCAGTCAATCCACCCGCAAAGAGTGTTCCTGAGGCTGTCTCTCTGGACCAGGCTGCACTTGAGAAGATGGTGAAAGACATTGTAGAGAAGCAGCAGGCAGTtcagcagcagcaacaacagCATACGGCACAAAAAAAGCAGACTAGATGCTGCTTAGCCTGTGGTCAGCCTAAGTCTCGATACATGGGTGATGGCACCTCAATACATTTCTTTTATCAAGGTGGTGATGTTAAATACTTTTACTGCTCCAAAAAAGTATTTGACTCATATTCAGCAGAGGGCCTGACCAACCCCAGAATGCCTTTTGAGGACTTTGCAGAGACTCCTTTTTTTCAGCGTGAACTGGAGGCCTCTAAGCAGAGAGGGGCAGAAATGAAGAGGGTGATTGAGGAGAGAAGCAAGAGGAAGTCAGTAGTGGAGCATCCTACTGGTCGTCTGTGCAGATTCTGCCACCTTCCACTGAAACAAGGACCCAACAGTCCTCATGTTCACACTGGTTTCCCTGGAGTGGCAGGCAAATACATTTACTGTCCTTCTaaagtgttttctctttatAAGGCTCAGGGAATGAGTGCAGAAATGGCATGGAGAGACTTTCAGCAGTCTCCATTCTATGAGGCTGAGAAACAGAGGTGGATTGAGGAAAAGAAAAAATGA